The following proteins are co-located in the Aquipuribacter hungaricus genome:
- a CDS encoding RDD family protein, with protein sequence MADDGGRAALGGWLDGPGGRRESTQEFAGQRLGRPPGGSGSVAPLTRRSAALLVDWLLALLVGQTLLPQLSSWAPLLVFGVVQVLLVGTLGYGPGHRLLGLRVERPLGGHARPLAALVRTLLLVLVIPAVVTDDDGRGLHDRAAGTVVVRR encoded by the coding sequence GTGGCTGACGACGGCGGACGGGCGGCGCTCGGGGGCTGGCTCGACGGCCCCGGCGGCCGGCGGGAGAGCACCCAGGAGTTCGCCGGCCAGCGGCTCGGCCGTCCCCCCGGCGGCAGCGGCTCGGTCGCGCCGCTCACCCGGCGCTCCGCCGCCCTGCTCGTGGACTGGCTGCTGGCCCTGCTCGTCGGTCAGACGCTGCTGCCGCAGCTGTCGTCGTGGGCGCCCCTGCTCGTCTTCGGCGTGGTACAGGTCCTGCTCGTCGGCACGCTCGGCTACGGGCCCGGGCACCGCCTGCTCGGCCTGCGGGTGGAGCGCCCGCTGGGCGGCCATGCCAGACCGCTCGCCGCGCTCGTCCGCACGCTGCTGCTCGTGCTCGTCATCCCGGCCGTGGTCACCGACGACGACGGCCGGGGTCTGCACGACCGCGCCGCCGGCA